One genomic segment of Suricata suricatta isolate VVHF042 chromosome 16, meerkat_22Aug2017_6uvM2_HiC, whole genome shotgun sequence includes these proteins:
- the LOC115279700 gene encoding carbohydrate sulfotransferase 6, translating into MWLPRISSTAVTVLLLAQTAILLFLVSWPRPPSPAGGKERVHVLVLSSWRSGSSFVGQLFSQHPDVFYLMEPAWHVWTTLPQGSAPALHMAVRDLVRSVFLCDMDVFDAYLPWRRNLSDLFQFAVSRALCSPPACAAFPRGAISSDAVCKPLFEDLARAPLPEIRELYGFAGLSLTPQLEAWIHNITHGSGPGARREAFKTSSRNALNVSQAWRHALPFAKIRRVQELCAGALRLLGYRAVASEAEQRDLAVDLVLPLGTRSFSWASSAHPRP; encoded by the exons ATGTGGCTGCCACGCATCTCCAGCACGGCCGTGACCGTGCTCCTGCTGGCGCAGACCGCCATCCTGCTTTTCCTGGTCTCCTGGCCCAGGCCGCCGTCCCCGGCGGGCGGCAAAGAGCGGGTGCACGTGCTGGTGCTGTCCTCGTGGCGCTCGGGCTCGTCTTTCGTGGGCCAGCTCTTCAGCCAGCACCCCGACGTCTTCTACCTGATGGAGCCCGCGTGGCACGTGTGGACCACCCTGCCGCAGGGCAGCGCGCCGGCGCTGCACATGGCCGTGCGCGACCTGGTGCGCTCCGTCTTCCTGTGCGACATGGACGTGTTCGACGCCTACCTGCCGTGGCGCCGCAACCTTTCGGACCTCTTCCAGTTTGCCGTGAGCCGCGCGCTGTGCTCGCCGCCGGCCTGCGCCGCCTTCCCGCGCGGCGCCATCAGCAGCGACGCGGTGTGCAAGCCGCT CTTCGAGGACCTCGCGCGGGCGCCGCTGCCCGAGATCCGCGAGCTCTACGGCTTCGCCGGCCTGAGCCTCACGCCGCAGCTCGAGGCCTGGATCCACAACATCACGCACGGCTCCGGGCCCGGCGCGCGCCGCGAGGCCTTCAAGACCTCGTCCAGGAACGCGCTCAACGTCTCCCAGGCCTGGCGCCACGCGCTGCCCTTCGCCAAGATCCGCCGCGTGCAGGAGCTGTGCGCCGGCGCGCTGCGGCTGCTGGGCTACCGGGCCGTGGCCTCCGAGGCCGAGCAGCGGGACCTCGCCGTGGACCTGGTGCTGCCGCTCGGCACCCGCAGCTTCAGCTGGGCGTCGTCCGCCCACCCCCGACCTTAG